One window of Mesorhizobium sp. WSM4904 genomic DNA carries:
- a CDS encoding PilZ domain-containing protein — MATFPHVERRLYAREFVLKEATIVTGDASIRCSIRNQHEHGAELRVGAQVELPDRFTLIVPDDDAVYRAVVRWRRNERVGVQVYSNSMKG; from the coding sequence ATGGCCACTTTTCCCCATGTCGAGCGTCGCCTTTATGCGCGAGAGTTCGTGCTGAAGGAGGCGACCATCGTCACCGGCGACGCCAGCATCAGGTGCTCCATCCGCAACCAGCACGAGCATGGCGCCGAGCTGCGCGTCGGCGCGCAGGTGGAGCTGCCGGACCGCTTCACGCTCATTGTTCCCGACGACGATGCCGTCTATCGCGCCGTGGTGCGCTGGCGGCGCAACGAGCGCGTCGGCGTGCAGGTCTACAGCAATTCGATGAAGGGCTGA